One Xyrauchen texanus isolate HMW12.3.18 chromosome 44, RBS_HiC_50CHRs, whole genome shotgun sequence DNA segment encodes these proteins:
- the LOC127636938 gene encoding olfactory receptor 1-like, protein MTSMQSSSSSNTTFLRPATFFIRGLSTIPHAKYYYVFLCVVYVVTVLGNSFIMCTIYLARRLHTAKYICVFHLALSDLCGSSALIPKLIDMFLFEHQHISYESCLANMFFVFHFMNLQSLTLLALAYDRLIAICFPLNYHAIVTKTAMSLIIVVMWFLSVLSFAVMVGLVNRLSFCRSTEVNSYFCDHGPIISLSCNSNSINYLVAYIFFGLLICLPVLLITISYLFIAAALLKIAHGGERMKAMKTCTSHLMLVAVFYLPIFSVNVQSITAYIHPISRIINNSLTQTIPPMLNPIIYTLKTEEVMQSIKELYKRRKVITTTERNMKQRS, encoded by the coding sequence ATGACCTCCATGCAATCCTCCTCCTCTTCAAATACAACCTTTCTGCGTCCTGCAACTTTCTTCATCAGAGGCTTGTCTACTATCCCACATGCAAAGTACTACTATGTATTCTTGTGTGTTGTATATGTTGTGACTGTTTTGGGGAATTCTTTTATCATGTGTACCATTTATTTGGCCCGCAGACTTCACACAGCCAAATACATTTGTGTCTTCCACTTGGCCTTATCTGATCTGTGTGGGAGCTCAGCTTTAATTCCAAAACTTATAGATATGTTTTTATTTGAGCACCAGCACATTTCATATGAATCGTGCTTGGCTAATATGTTTTTTGTCTTTCATTTCATGAACTTGCAGTCTTTAACACTCCTTGCTTTGGCTTATGACAGACTGATCGCTATTTGTTTCCCTCTAAATTACCATGCCATTGTAACCAAAACAGCCATGTCACTCATCATAGTTGTAATGTGGTTTTTGTCTGTGCTTTCATTTGCTGTTATGGTGGGTTTAGTAAACAGACTCTCTTTTTGTAGATCTACTGAGGTCAATAGCTATTTCTGTGATCACGGCCCTATCATTAGCCTTTCCTGTAAcagtaattcaattaattatcTTGTGGCATATATTTTCTTTGGTCTCCTGATTTGCTTGCCAGTGTTACTGATAACAATCTCATATTTGTTCATTGCTGCAGCATTGCTTAAGATTGCCCATGGAGGTGAGCGGATGAAAGCCATGAAAACTTGCACATCTCATCTTATGTTGGTGGCAGTTTTTTATCTCCCAAtctttagtgtaaatgttcagtCTATAACAGCATATATCCATCCAATTTCCCGGATCATTAACAACTCCCTGACGCAGACCATACCACCTATGCTAAATCCCATCATATATACTCTAAAGACAGAAGAGGTCATGCAATCCATAAAAGAATTGTACAAACGAAGGAAGGTTATTACTACTACAGAAAGAAATATGAAACAAAGAAGTTAA
- the LOC127636951 gene encoding cytochrome c oxidase assembly factor 4 homolog, mitochondrial, with protein sequence MASAPSPAAHNRSRSEDEDDPVDQMISRTGCAELHHALQDCMAEHQDWRKCQTVVQKFKECMATYQNTRKEQLLKQST encoded by the coding sequence ATGGCTTCAGCTCCGTCTCCAGCCGCTCACAATCGCAGCAGAAGTGAAGATGAGGATGATCCAGTGGATCAGATGATCTCCAGGACCGGCTGTGCTGAGCTGCACCACGCTCTGCAGGACTGCATGGCTGAGCATCAGGACTGGAGGAAATGTCAGACTGTAGTTCAGAAGTTTAAAGAGTGCATGGCCACCTACCAAAACACTCGCAAAGAGCAACTTCTCAAACAAAGTACTTAA